In Syntrophales bacterium, a single window of DNA contains:
- a CDS encoding ferritin-like domain-containing protein: MEKQALIDMLNRDIADEHAAIIRYLVHGYMEGEDTPLGASLISITREEMWHMHWLGMIIGKLGGEPNFIPAPYPHDPTSRATMLKSYVEYEEKLIPHYNGEADKVDDPHIRRVLQREASESAIHARKFQRKLDKLNPEEAAGLPGEESELPKELLDKLQAEVTSKYTEMLQHLRTSWVFQQHETTGWKIMDQAMEKMKQLAHFAENIAEDGIPPDFKPGQIDKSHAIGAALKKALEDVRAARERHLKLSEDSEVKKHSGLVINMDLTIQQEEYQRAELEDWGKK; this comes from the coding sequence ATGGAAAAGCAAGCATTGATTGACATGTTAAACAGGGACATTGCCGATGAGCATGCAGCCATCATACGCTATCTCGTTCACGGTTATATGGAAGGAGAAGACACACCTCTTGGTGCGAGCCTCATTTCCATTACCAGGGAGGAGATGTGGCATATGCACTGGCTAGGTATGATCATAGGCAAGCTGGGAGGAGAACCCAATTTTATACCTGCTCCGTATCCCCACGATCCGACCAGCAGGGCTACTATGCTCAAATCCTACGTTGAATATGAGGAGAAACTGATCCCTCATTACAACGGAGAAGCGGATAAAGTTGATGATCCCCATATCAGGCGGGTCCTCCAAAGAGAAGCATCGGAATCGGCTATCCATGCCAGGAAGTTTCAGCGAAAACTGGACAAGCTAAACCCGGAAGAGGCAGCTGGTCTTCCGGGAGAAGAAAGTGAATTGCCTAAGGAACTGTTAGATAAGTTGCAGGCAGAAGTCACAAGTAAATACACGGAGATGCTGCAGCATCTCCGCACTTCCTGGGTTTTCCAGCAACATGAAACCACCGGCTGGAAGATCATGGATCAGGCCATGGAAAAGATGAAACAGCTTGCACACTTTGCCGAAAACATCGCCGAGGATGGTATTCCACCTGATTTTAAACCCGGACAGATAGATAAAAGTCATGCTATTGGAGCAGCCCTGAAAAAAGCATTGGAGGATGTCCGGGCGGCTCGGGAACGCCACCTGAAGTTGAGCGAGGACAGCGAGGTCAAAAAACATTCCGGACTTGTCATCAACATGGATCTCACCATCCAACAGGAGGAATATCAGAGAGCAGAACTTGAAGACTGGGGTAAAAAATAG
- a CDS encoding desulfoferrodoxin gives MTKRLQIYKCEVCGNIVEMLHEGVGELVCCNQPMKLFEENTVDAAKEKHVPVMEKTTSGTKVKVGSVAHPMEEKHYIEWIEIIADGKAYRQFLNPGDAPEATFNIEAGNVTVREYCNVHGLWKA, from the coding sequence ATGACAAAGAGACTCCAGATTTACAAGTGTGAAGTCTGCGGAAACATTGTAGAAATGCTCCACGAGGGGGTCGGAGAGCTTGTGTGCTGCAACCAGCCCATGAAGCTCTTTGAGGAAAACACTGTGGATGCTGCCAAGGAGAAGCATGTCCCCGTAATGGAAAAGACAACAAGCGGTACTAAAGTGAAGGTGGGCAGCGTTGCTCATCCCATGGAGGAGAAACACTATATCGAATGGATCGAGATTATTGCAGACGGAAAAGCTTACCGTCAGTTTTTAAATCCTGGAGATGCACCGGAAGCCACTTTTAACATCGAGGCAGGAAATGTGACAGTCCGTGAATATTGCAATGTGCATGGCCTGTGGAAAGCGTAA